One part of the Pseudemcibacter aquimaris genome encodes these proteins:
- a CDS encoding GNAT family N-acetyltransferase produces the protein MNITQYQSKDRDAVLSIFDKNCPDFFAPNERDDYLEFLDEYADGYRVCVHDDKIVGAFGLYEKDNKDSRLQWILLDPDAQGIGLGTMIMDDVLKQAGEFGVKTIQIATSHVAFKFFEKHGATIVSEVENGWGPGMHQVHMEIRV, from the coding sequence ATGAACATCACCCAATATCAATCAAAAGACCGTGATGCAGTATTATCGATTTTCGATAAAAACTGTCCCGATTTTTTTGCCCCTAACGAACGGGATGATTATTTGGAATTTCTTGATGAATATGCGGATGGGTATCGCGTTTGTGTTCATGATGACAAGATCGTTGGCGCATTCGGCCTTTATGAAAAAGATAATAAAGACAGCCGCCTGCAGTGGATATTGCTTGATCCGGATGCGCAAGGTATTGGCCTTGGTACCATGATCATGGATGATGTGTTGAAACAGGCTGGTGAATTCGGTGTAAAAACCATACAAATCGCCACCAGTCATGTTGCCTTTAAATTCTTTGAAAAACATGGTGCCACGATTGTTAGTGAAGTTGAAAACGGTTGGGGTCCGGGCATGCATCAGGTTCATATGGAAATTCGGGTTTAG
- a CDS encoding MFS transporter, whose product MGYDKSNHFASFITARGGRHTQDQDNDQSNSVTDVKQLGLWASIASLSYVFWICGGMEMVERLAYYGARMVSGLYATDAASNGGVGMTETELGTIFLVWAVIQTWTPVFTGGLSDRYGYKETIFFSTVFKILGYLLMAMLPTYWGFMAGAATVAFGTGIFKPGIQGTIVKATSRKNSSMAWGIFYQTVNIGGWIGPLIAVRLQVLAWDQVFYACAGIISLNFLLLLTYKEPDKQARLERLAQAKDEKPLWRESLDELKNPVLIWYIVLFSGFWAMLMFFWDIAPLYFRDWVDTVPLVTAWFGADGTSNETAIFLLGMSEDGKVITPVGLVSFNSMLIMTCCFIVAGLSGRLKAANSMAIGTFLASSAFIIMGSLNAAWIIVLAIFCFSIGEMLSSPKSSEFMGNIAPPDKKAMYLGFSQMPIGIGWTAESFFGPYLYGKWSSKEQISREVLSEHGLSISDIDAIPVGEAFDHLVMVSGESARVITEQLYMTHNVGGIWYLMAAIGIISALGMYQYGRWMYRIAIVDA is encoded by the coding sequence ATGGGGTATGACAAATCAAATCATTTTGCCTCATTCATTACCGCTCGGGGAGGGCGGCATACGCAAGATCAAGATAATGACCAATCAAATTCGGTAACGGATGTTAAGCAGCTTGGGTTGTGGGCATCGATTGCCAGCCTTTCTTATGTTTTCTGGATATGCGGTGGCATGGAAATGGTTGAGCGGCTTGCCTATTATGGGGCGCGGATGGTCAGCGGGCTTTATGCGACCGATGCCGCATCAAACGGTGGCGTTGGCATGACCGAAACCGAACTGGGGACAATATTTCTCGTTTGGGCGGTGATACAAACCTGGACACCGGTTTTTACCGGCGGGTTATCGGATCGTTACGGATATAAAGAAACGATTTTCTTTTCCACTGTGTTTAAAATTCTTGGTTATTTGCTGATGGCGATGCTGCCCACATATTGGGGTTTTATGGCGGGGGCGGCGACGGTTGCATTTGGTACCGGTATATTCAAACCCGGCATTCAAGGCACCATCGTTAAGGCCACATCACGTAAAAACAGTTCAATGGCGTGGGGCATATTCTATCAAACGGTGAATATTGGTGGCTGGATCGGCCCGCTTATCGCCGTCCGGCTTCAGGTTTTAGCATGGGATCAGGTATTTTATGCCTGCGCAGGGATTATCAGTTTAAATTTCTTGTTGCTTCTTACTTATAAAGAACCGGATAAGCAAGCCCGTCTTGAACGACTTGCACAGGCAAAGGACGAAAAACCGTTATGGCGGGAAAGCCTTGATGAACTTAAAAATCCGGTACTGATTTGGTATATCGTACTATTCAGTGGCTTTTGGGCGATGCTGATGTTTTTCTGGGACATTGCGCCGCTTTATTTCCGTGATTGGGTTGATACCGTGCCGTTGGTGACCGCATGGTTTGGTGCGGATGGTACAAGCAATGAAACGGCGATTTTTCTGCTTGGAATGAGTGAAGATGGCAAGGTGATCACGCCCGTGGGGCTTGTCAGTTTTAATTCAATGTTGATTATGACATGCTGTTTTATTGTTGCTGGCCTTTCCGGAAGACTAAAGGCCGCAAACAGCATGGCCATTGGTACATTCCTCGCGAGCAGCGCTTTTATCATCATGGGATCGTTAAATGCGGCCTGGATTATCGTGCTTGCGATATTCTGTTTTTCCATTGGGGAAATGCTGTCATCCCCGAAATCAAGCGAATTTATGGGCAATATCGCCCCACCAGATAAAAAAGCAATGTATCTTGGCTTTTCACAAATGCCGATTGGCATCGGCTGGACGGCGGAAAGCTTTTTTGGCCCTTATCTATACGGCAAATGGTCATCCAAGGAACAAATCAGCCGCGAAGTATTATCGGAGCATGGCTTAAGCATATCCGACATTGACGCTATCCCCGTCGGTGAAGCCTTTGATCATTTGGTGATGGTCAGCGGTGAAAGCGCCCGTGTCATCACAGAACAGCTTTACATGACCCATAACGTCGGCGGGATTTGGTACCTCATGGCCGCCATCGGCATCATATCCGCACTGGGTATGTATCAATACGGCCGCTGGATGTACCGGATTGCCATAGTTGATGCATAA
- a CDS encoding flavin monoamine oxidase family protein, producing MTETSNIQFTKRDFLTKLGMIGGSAAVMAALGGLDHSLASDMKAPPMLHTSGNGKKVIILGAGMAGLVSALELSKKGYDCTILEARDFAGGRNSCQRKGTKTTFKDGSTHTCDFDHGQYLNQGAWRIPGQHHSTLHYARSLNVPLEVMLNHSTQSYLYSETIDGPLKGKRVRRIHMESDRKGYVAELLAKCAKGGALDDMLSAEDIEKLLTYLKGMGLINNETFEYQANIIRGYSSYKGGGDNFGTLSDPYPLSDLLNLNMAARELTSDHPTCMFQAVGGMDQIAFAIRDALPNGVLHLNKEVTKISQNGDAVNIEYKDTNSGEAMSISGDFCISTIPFAVVTGIDNDFSADIIEAMNAPTPSHVAKFGVQMKNRFWETEDMIYGGVSTSSMAGTLAYPSADLHGTNGGVLLAGYLFGPRADSFSDMTMAERTEFMLSVGEKLHPGQFRENFNGKAAGVIWQDEKYNKSGWSSWRGDSVNKLPALLKGQNRMLFSGDCISPRLSGWLAGAIEGAWVTIAELDKRAAQI from the coding sequence ATGACCGAAACAAGCAATATACAATTCACAAAACGTGACTTTTTAACCAAACTCGGGATGATCGGCGGATCGGCTGCTGTGATGGCGGCACTGGGTGGCCTTGACCATTCACTGGCATCAGATATGAAGGCCCCACCAATGCTTCATACAAGCGGCAACGGCAAAAAAGTCATCATTTTAGGGGCCGGAATGGCCGGACTTGTAAGCGCGCTTGAACTGTCGAAAAAAGGATATGATTGCACCATATTAGAGGCCCGCGATTTCGCCGGTGGCCGTAACAGCTGCCAACGTAAAGGTACCAAGACCACCTTCAAGGACGGAAGCACCCACACATGTGATTTCGATCACGGCCAATATTTAAACCAAGGTGCATGGCGCATTCCCGGACAACATCATTCAACCCTACATTACGCCAGAAGTTTGAATGTCCCGCTTGAGGTGATGTTAAACCACAGCACGCAATCCTATCTTTATTCAGAAACCATCGACGGCCCGTTAAAAGGAAAACGCGTGCGCCGCATCCATATGGAATCCGACCGTAAGGGATATGTGGCGGAACTGCTTGCCAAATGTGCCAAGGGCGGCGCCCTTGATGACATGCTTTCCGCAGAAGATATTGAAAAGTTACTGACCTATCTTAAGGGCATGGGCCTGATCAACAATGAAACCTTTGAATATCAGGCAAATATCATCCGTGGCTATTCATCATATAAGGGTGGCGGCGATAATTTCGGCACGCTATCTGATCCTTACCCGTTAAGTGATCTTTTGAACCTGAACATGGCGGCGCGTGAGTTAACATCTGACCATCCAACCTGTATGTTCCAAGCGGTCGGCGGTATGGACCAAATCGCATTCGCCATTCGTGATGCGCTGCCAAATGGTGTCTTGCACCTGAATAAAGAAGTCACGAAAATCAGCCAAAATGGTGATGCGGTAAACATTGAATATAAAGACACAAATAGCGGCGAAGCCATGAGCATCAGCGGTGATTTCTGTATTTCCACCATCCCGTTTGCGGTTGTGACCGGTATCGACAATGATTTCAGCGCTGACATCATCGAAGCCATGAACGCCCCAACACCTAGCCACGTGGCCAAATTCGGCGTTCAAATGAAAAATCGATTCTGGGAAACGGAAGACATGATTTACGGCGGTGTATCCACCAGCAGCATGGCAGGCACTCTTGCCTATCCATCCGCAGACCTGCACGGCACCAACGGCGGTGTGCTTCTTGCCGGATATCTGTTTGGCCCACGTGCCGATAGCTTCAGCGACATGACAATGGCAGAACGCACAGAATTTATGTTAAGCGTCGGTGAAAAATTACATCCAGGACAGTTCCGTGAAAACTTTAACGGAAAAGCCGCTGGTGTTATCTGGCAAGACGAAAAATACAATAAATCCGGCTGGTCAAGCTGGCGCGGCGATAGCGTGAATAAGCTTCCGGCGCTGCTTAAAGGACAAAATAGAATGCTATTTTCCGGTGATTGCATTTCACCGCGCCTGTCCGGATGGCTCGCCGGCGCAATCGAAGGCGCATGGGTCACCATCGCCGAACTGGACAAACGCGCCGCACAGATTTAA
- a CDS encoding DUF805 domain-containing protein yields the protein MNPIEAITSVFSNYTNFRDRASRSEFWWWWLANIIFCSIAYTIAGDIGSGIYVLAIFIPNLAVTVRRHHDGNRSGWWILLGIIPFIGPLVLLFWYVSKGTEGPNQYGPDPLRPEYGDEYRY from the coding sequence ATGAATCCAATCGAAGCCATAACAAGTGTTTTTTCAAATTATACGAATTTTAGGGACCGTGCCTCAAGATCAGAATTTTGGTGGTGGTGGCTTGCCAATATAATTTTTTGTTCTATCGCGTACACAATAGCAGGTGATATTGGAAGCGGAATTTATGTGCTTGCGATCTTTATACCTAATTTGGCCGTTACCGTACGCCGTCATCATGACGGAAACCGCAGTGGATGGTGGATTTTATTAGGTATTATACCGTTTATCGGGCCACTTGTACTATTGTTCTGGTACGTTTCAAAAGGAACAGAGGGACCAAATCAATATGGGCCGGACCCGCTTCGTCCGGAATATGGTGACGAATACCGTTATTAA
- a CDS encoding MAPEG family protein: MELVSLVILIALLEYIYFAVLVGKARGTYGVDAPATTGDETFERYYRVQMNTMELLVAMIPAMWVFATHVRADVAAYAGIVFIVGRFIYLKTYVADPKKRSLGFALSILPLLVLIIWGLVSLGMGMA, from the coding sequence ATGGAACTGGTATCACTGGTTATTTTAATTGCATTACTCGAATATATTTATTTCGCTGTTCTTGTGGGTAAGGCGCGCGGCACATATGGCGTTGACGCACCGGCAACCACAGGCGATGAAACATTTGAACGTTATTACCGCGTGCAAATGAACACAATGGAACTGCTTGTCGCGATGATTCCAGCGATGTGGGTGTTTGCGACACATGTACGTGCCGATGTGGCCGCTTACGCTGGTATTGTGTTTATCGTTGGCCGCTTTATTTATTTAAAAACATATGTGGCAGATCCGAAAAAACGCAGCCTTGGTTTCGCGTTAAGCATCCTGCCGCTGCTTGTTCTGATCATCTGGGGCCTTGTTTCCCTTGGTATGGGTATGGCGTAA
- a CDS encoding flavin monoamine oxidase family protein has protein sequence MSDQLNEFAGISKRDFLQKIGMIGGSAALYTAMSGLEMVQASEYETPPELSTEGKGKKVIILGAGLAGLVTAMELRKKGYKCQIIEARDHSGGRCQSARKGKVIHEVGGERQVCGFEHNHYLNIGPWRIPAEHKAVIYYCRELGVELEPMINKSVHAYYYSENIDGPLKGKCVRQVEVDVDRAGNIQELLAKAVNSGALDENLTEEDKERLLEYMSRTGLLDRKELNYRANRARGHEKEAYPGVLMDGGKLSEPFALAELLKVKSGARWLTADHPAVMYQAKGGMDQIPFAMEKTLKRGTIKYNKEVINIQHSEDDVTVTTKDMKNGKIREEKADFVISTIPFSVLSNIENNFSADIKDALKGATSAPAFKIGLQFTRRFWEEDDTIYGGATFSDIENHYQTSYPSSNLFGKNGDVMLTNYKYGGGSVELSNMSIAERIEHSLMCGEKFHPGQFRKHYNGQAISKSWHRDRFALGGSSSFRSARQRRKNVPIVLKGEKRVIFSGGGMAPFHAAWMTGAIEAAWHMMTEFDKRVAQV, from the coding sequence ATGAGTGACCAATTAAATGAATTTGCTGGCATCAGCAAGCGTGATTTTCTTCAAAAAATCGGAATGATCGGTGGTTCGGCTGCGCTTTATACGGCCATGTCCGGCCTTGAAATGGTGCAAGCGTCAGAATATGAAACACCACCCGAGCTATCAACAGAAGGTAAAGGCAAAAAGGTTATCATCCTTGGCGCCGGTCTTGCGGGGCTTGTCACCGCGATGGAACTTCGTAAAAAGGGTTATAAATGCCAGATTATCGAAGCCCGTGACCATTCCGGTGGCCGCTGTCAGTCAGCACGTAAAGGCAAAGTCATTCATGAAGTTGGCGGCGAACGTCAGGTTTGCGGTTTTGAACATAATCATTATCTGAATATTGGCCCATGGCGTATCCCTGCGGAACATAAGGCCGTGATTTATTATTGTCGTGAACTGGGTGTTGAACTGGAACCAATGATCAACAAATCGGTACACGCCTATTATTATTCAGAAAATATTGATGGCCCGCTTAAAGGAAAATGCGTCCGTCAGGTAGAGGTTGACGTGGACCGTGCCGGAAACATTCAGGAACTGCTTGCGAAAGCGGTAAATAGTGGCGCCCTTGATGAAAACCTAACGGAAGAAGATAAAGAAAGACTTCTGGAATATATGAGCCGTACTGGCCTTCTTGACCGTAAGGAATTAAATTACCGCGCAAACCGCGCACGCGGCCATGAAAAAGAAGCATACCCAGGCGTTCTTATGGATGGCGGTAAGCTTTCCGAGCCATTCGCCCTAGCGGAACTGTTAAAGGTTAAATCAGGCGCACGTTGGTTAACGGCCGACCATCCAGCAGTGATGTATCAAGCAAAAGGCGGTATGGACCAAATCCCATTCGCCATGGAAAAAACACTGAAACGTGGCACGATCAAATACAATAAAGAAGTCATCAACATTCAACATAGCGAAGATGACGTGACCGTAACCACAAAAGATATGAAGAACGGTAAAATCCGCGAAGAAAAAGCGGACTTCGTTATTTCCACTATCCCGTTTTCTGTGCTTTCAAACATTGAAAATAACTTCAGCGCAGATATCAAAGACGCACTTAAGGGGGCGACCAGTGCCCCTGCTTTTAAAATCGGTCTTCAATTTACCCGCCGTTTCTGGGAAGAAGATGACACGATTTATGGCGGCGCAACATTTTCCGACATCGAAAACCATTATCAAACATCATACCCGTCATCGAACCTGTTCGGTAAAAACGGTGATGTGATGTTGACCAACTATAAATATGGTGGCGGCAGTGTTGAGCTATCCAACATGTCAATCGCGGAACGTATTGAACATTCACTGATGTGCGGTGAAAAATTCCATCCGGGCCAATTCCGTAAACATTATAACGGTCAAGCGATTTCAAAATCATGGCATAGAGACAGATTTGCCCTTGGTGGTTCATCAAGCTTCCGCAGTGCCCGTCAACGCCGCAAGAACGTTCCAATCGTTCTTAAGGGCGAAAAGCGTGTGATTTTCTCCGGTGGTGGTATGGCACCATTCCACGCCGCATGGATGACCGGCGCCATCGAAGCCGCATGGCACATGATGACCGAATTCGACAAACGCGTCGCACAGGTTTAA
- a CDS encoding ABC transporter permease yields MLLTNYFKSAYRNLLGHKLFSLINIMGLAIGLAAVMLITLFVRDELSYDTFWANADNIYRPQFEATVPGMETVNFVMMPAIMRDSFMKDFPQVTHAARLMRRTPNIKFGNTYFQDNFILTDKEIIDIFDFNVVAGSLDNALTKTTDVIINETLAEKYFGNDNPIGKIIPADFELYERDYEVVAVIEDTPENSMVDFQMIGLVNPDDWTETQTFTNWISLSNQFYFSVTDGTDISVINDQLPAFVERNFIALQNVKDKKISEMIFLEAVNIKDIHLKATGVGEWKPKGNMTMVIIFASVSVLILIIAAINFMNLSTARASLRAKEVSLRKVLGASRKNLIIQFLGESLMITFIALFIALLVVEVSLPTYNEIINKSLDINYISVDILELLGFAVLIGLTAGVYPAFFLSNFRPAHILRANKSSESKASSSLRSILVIFQFTISITLFVSTAVVYGQMQYAKNIEFGYDEENMLMVYGGWRDEVSQKRELLITEFERLPNVTSVTTSFLRPGREGANITGYRTADMDVNDSTVINNTMIGYGFFETYGVKLLAGREYNQDRPDAIADDDDIKNGASAHGAVMINEAGLGRYGFSSPEEAVGEYLYQDIGDDGNFQREFEIIGVIPNVYFDSLKYEIKPEVFQLSVERFGTFSIRFTGDPVSIVDDVRNIWNQELQTVEFEYEHVIDSLAGQYEKEEGEMTMFATFSGLAIFIACLGLFGLASFTAERRTKEIGIRKVMGASDIQIVKMLIFQFSKPVIIANIIAWPVAYLAMSRWLESFVYRIDDMIIIALCLFAGLTALLIAWATVAGNSYSVAKENPIKALRYE; encoded by the coding sequence ATGTTACTTACGAATTATTTCAAATCTGCATATAGAAATCTACTTGGCCATAAATTATTCAGTTTAATCAACATTATGGGGCTTGCCATCGGGCTTGCGGCGGTGATGCTTATTACCCTGTTCGTTCGGGATGAGCTATCCTATGACACATTCTGGGCAAACGCAGATAATATCTACCGCCCGCAATTCGAAGCCACCGTCCCTGGTATGGAAACGGTAAATTTTGTCATGATGCCCGCCATTATGCGCGATAGTTTCATGAAAGATTTCCCGCAAGTCACCCATGCCGCCAGACTTATGCGCCGCACCCCTAACATCAAGTTTGGAAACACTTATTTTCAGGATAATTTTATTCTTACTGATAAAGAAATTATTGATATTTTTGACTTTAATGTAGTCGCAGGAAGCCTTGATAATGCGCTCACCAAAACGACTGATGTCATCATTAATGAGACCCTTGCCGAAAAATATTTCGGCAACGACAACCCAATTGGCAAAATCATCCCGGCGGATTTTGAACTTTATGAACGCGATTACGAGGTCGTCGCCGTCATCGAAGACACACCAGAAAACAGCATGGTTGATTTTCAAATGATCGGCTTAGTCAATCCAGACGACTGGACCGAGACGCAAACCTTTACAAATTGGATTTCTTTATCCAACCAATTTTATTTTTCTGTGACAGACGGAACGGATATTTCCGTTATTAATGATCAATTACCTGCCTTTGTCGAACGAAATTTCATTGCCCTGCAAAACGTAAAAGACAAAAAGATTTCGGAAATGATATTCTTAGAAGCAGTGAATATTAAGGACATTCATTTAAAAGCCACCGGCGTTGGCGAGTGGAAACCAAAAGGCAATATGACGATGGTGATCATATTTGCGTCTGTTTCCGTTCTAATCTTAATCATTGCTGCGATTAATTTTATGAACCTGTCGACCGCACGCGCGAGCCTTCGTGCAAAAGAAGTTAGTTTGCGTAAAGTTCTGGGTGCATCACGAAAAAACCTGATCATTCAGTTTCTTGGTGAATCCCTGATGATCACCTTTATTGCGTTATTCATTGCGCTTTTGGTCGTCGAAGTTTCATTACCCACTTACAATGAAATCATTAACAAATCCCTTGATATTAATTATATCTCTGTGGATATTCTGGAATTATTGGGATTTGCCGTTTTAATTGGATTAACGGCGGGTGTTTACCCTGCTTTCTTCTTATCCAATTTTAGACCCGCACACATTCTTAGGGCCAATAAATCATCAGAAAGCAAGGCATCCAGTTCATTAAGGTCGATACTGGTCATATTCCAGTTCACCATTTCAATCACTCTCTTTGTTTCAACCGCCGTTGTTTACGGACAGATGCAATATGCCAAAAACATTGAATTCGGCTACGATGAAGAAAACATGTTGATGGTATATGGCGGATGGCGTGATGAGGTTAGCCAAAAAAGAGAGCTACTGATCACTGAATTTGAACGCTTACCCAATGTGACATCCGTCACAACGTCTTTCCTTAGACCCGGCAGAGAGGGCGCAAACATCACCGGATACAGAACCGCTGATATGGATGTTAACGACAGCACCGTAATCAACAACACGATGATAGGATACGGTTTTTTTGAAACATATGGCGTAAAACTTCTGGCGGGGCGCGAATATAACCAAGACAGGCCGGACGCCATCGCAGATGACGATGACATCAAAAATGGCGCAAGCGCACATGGCGCGGTCATGATCAACGAAGCCGGGCTTGGACGTTATGGTTTTAGTTCCCCTGAAGAGGCAGTGGGCGAATATCTATACCAAGACATTGGCGACGACGGAAATTTCCAAAGAGAATTTGAAATCATCGGCGTCATTCCAAATGTTTATTTTGATAGCCTTAAATATGAAATCAAACCCGAAGTATTCCAATTAAGCGTGGAACGATTTGGCACCTTTTCCATTCGTTTTACAGGCGATCCTGTTTCAATCGTTGATGATGTTCGCAACATCTGGAACCAAGAGTTACAAACGGTTGAATTTGAATATGAACATGTGATCGATAGCCTTGCGGGGCAATACGAAAAAGAAGAAGGCGAAATGACCATGTTCGCCACATTCAGTGGCCTTGCTATCTTCATTGCCTGTCTTGGCTTGTTTGGCTTGGCTTCATTCACCGCAGAACGCCGCACAAAAGAAATCGGCATCCGTAAAGTCATGGGCGCAAGTGACATTCAAATTGTCAAAATGCTGATCTTCCAATTTTCAAAACCAGTGATCATTGCAAACATCATCGCGTGGCCGGTTGCCTATCTTGCCATGTCCAGATGGCTTGAGAGCTTCGTATACCGCATCGATGATATGATCATCATCGCACTATGCCTATTCGCCGGCCTCACCGCCCTACTGATCGCATGGGCAACGGTTGCCGGCAATTCATATTCAGTCGCCAAAGAAAACCCGATTAAGGCATTAAGGTATGAGTAA
- a CDS encoding ABC transporter permease: protein MLIGNYFKSAYRNLLGHKLFTFINIMGLAIGLAAVMLITLFVKDELSFDAFWEKSDSLYRIHVQFDVPGKDPEYYNSAPPPMAAALKEDFPEIEHVARFLKANTVAHFGNERRQIWVDLVDPDAIDMFELNFIHGSAETALPDRNSIIVDQTQATKLFGDKNPIGETLTIELGREPLEYKVTGVFEDTPTNTMVPLQGITLFNEDLFGGNMLKAWYRNFTMTFIHLRPGASIENVEAKMPDFISRHYPRVPFAGPDTKPEDVVKITAMNIKDLHLNIQGESFEFGPKGDKTTVMIFSVIAFLILVIASINFMNLSTARSSIRAKEVAIRKVMGATRKNLIFQFLGESILLTIFALAIALIIVEGTLPFYNDVISKEMDINYMSADLIYIFLFTVFIGLLGGLYPSFVLSRFHPAMTLKANKSNESKASIRFRSILVVVQFSISIALFVSTGVIYAQMKYAQSKDLGYDREHLLTVFGNDRRNLIENIDIIVERLYRQEGVLGVTYSDSGFPGTNFEFLDPIRIEKTSDYEPIMLSFRQVGYDFMKTHDIPLIAGRDYERGTNDERPTNDMLAAGEGYTASLVLNKSAVRKLGFGTPEEALGRLMYMNVGRIDNEGSQEILEAEFEVIGVIDDVHFNDLKTEVQPEFYQLFHKRAYFVIIRWAGDPMAVLDRVRNVWNSELPGASFEYRFSKDALAEQYARERGEMTMFAAFSTLAIFIACLGLFGLASFTAERRTKEIGIRKVMGASIWKIIKLLVFEFSKPVIVANIIAWPVAYLAMSKWLDSFVYRIDGMIIIALCLIAGLTALLIAWATVAGNSYAVAKENPIKALRYE, encoded by the coding sequence ATGTTAATCGGGAATTATTTCAAGTCGGCCTACCGTAATCTATTGGGGCATAAATTATTCACTTTCATAAATATCATGGGCCTTGCAATTGGACTAGCTGCTGTGATGCTGATTACCTTATTCGTTAAGGATGAACTATCATTTGATGCATTTTGGGAAAAATCAGACAGTCTTTACCGCATCCATGTTCAATTCGATGTACCCGGAAAGGACCCTGAATATTATAACAGCGCCCCGCCACCCATGGCCGCCGCCTTAAAAGAAGATTTCCCGGAAATTGAACATGTCGCCCGTTTTTTAAAAGCAAACACTGTTGCTCACTTTGGAAATGAACGACGCCAAATTTGGGTTGATCTGGTCGATCCCGACGCCATCGATATGTTTGAGTTAAATTTCATTCACGGTAGTGCCGAAACCGCCCTGCCCGATAGAAACAGCATCATAGTGGACCAAACACAGGCCACAAAATTATTTGGTGATAAAAACCCCATTGGTGAAACCTTGACCATCGAGCTGGGCCGCGAACCACTGGAATATAAAGTCACCGGGGTATTTGAAGACACGCCAACAAACACAATGGTTCCATTGCAAGGGATCACATTGTTTAACGAAGATCTTTTTGGCGGCAATATGTTAAAAGCTTGGTACCGCAATTTCACGATGACCTTCATCCATTTAAGACCCGGTGCATCCATTGAAAATGTCGAAGCAAAAATGCCTGACTTCATCAGCAGGCATTATCCACGCGTTCCTTTCGCCGGCCCCGACACAAAACCGGAAGACGTGGTAAAAATCACCGCGATGAATATCAAAGACTTGCATTTAAATATTCAGGGTGAATCGTTCGAATTTGGCCCCAAGGGCGACAAAACAACCGTGATGATATTTTCCGTGATCGCGTTTTTAATTTTGGTGATCGCCAGCATTAATTTCATGAACCTTTCCACCGCCAGATCAAGCATCCGCGCCAAGGAAGTCGCCATTCGCAAGGTCATGGGCGCCACACGCAAAAACCTGATATTTCAGTTTCTTGGCGAAAGTATATTACTGACCATTTTCGCCCTCGCTATTGCCTTGATTATCGTTGAGGGCACGTTACCCTTTTATAACGATGTAATATCCAAAGAGATGGACATTAATTATATGTCCGCTGATTTAATTTATATCTTTCTGTTTACTGTATTTATCGGCTTATTAGGCGGTCTTTACCCGTCATTCGTATTATCACGCTTCCATCCTGCCATGACCTTGAAAGCCAACAAATCAAACGAAAGCAAGGCATCCATAAGATTTCGTTCTATTCTGGTGGTGGTGCAATTTTCCATTTCAATTGCATTATTTGTTTCCACGGGCGTCATATACGCCCAAATGAAATATGCACAGTCAAAAGACCTTGGGTATGACCGCGAACATCTTTTGACGGTGTTTGGTAATGACCGACGAAACTTGATTGAAAATATCGATATCATCGTAGAACGCCTTTACAGACAAGAAGGTGTCCTCGGTGTTACCTATTCCGATAGTGGGTTTCCGGGCACAAATTTTGAATTTCTTGACCCGATCCGCATTGAAAAAACCAGTGATTATGAACCCATCATGCTTAGCTTTAGACAAGTTGGCTATGATTTCATGAAAACCCACGATATACCGCTTATCGCAGGGCGTGATTATGAACGCGGCACCAATGATGAACGGCCAACCAATGACATGCTCGCCGCTGGTGAAGGATACACAGCCAGCCTTGTTTTAAACAAATCTGCCGTACGGAAATTAGGCTTTGGCACACCAGAAGAGGCATTGGGCCGTTTGATGTATATGAATGTTGGCCGCATCGATAACGAAGGGTCACAAGAAATCCTTGAAGCCGAATTTGAAGTCATCGGCGTCATTGATGACGTGCATTTCAATGACCTTAAAACCGAAGTACAACCGGAATTTTACCAATTGTTTCACAAACGTGCTTATTTCGTCATTATCCGCTGGGCCGGGGATCCGATGGCAGTTCTTGATAGAGTGCGCAATGTGTGGAATTCGGAACTTCCAGGGGCATCATTTGAATATCGTTTTTCCAAAGATGCACTGGCAGAACAATATGCCCGTGAACGCGGCGAAATGACCATGTTTGCTGCCTTTTCTACTCTTGCGATCTTCATTGCCTGTCTTGGGTTATTTGGACTGGCTAGCTTTACCGCTGAACGCCGCACAAAAGAAATCGGCATCCGCAAAGTCATGGGCGCAAGCATATGGAAAATCATTAAATTGCTGGTTTTCGAATTTTCAAAACCCGTCATCGTAGCCAACATCATTGCATGGCCTGTTGCCTATCTCGCGATGAGTAAGTGGCTGGACAGCTTCGTTTACCGCATTGATGGTATGATCATTATTGCACTATGCCTAATCGCAGGGCTTACCGCCCTACTGATTGCATGGGCAACGGTTGCGGGCAATTCATATGCGGTCGCCAAAGAAAACCCAATCAAGGCGTTACGGTATGAGTAA